TTTCGGATGGCAAAATTACCCTGAATGGAATGGTGCACGATGGCTTCACGGTTGCGATTCAACGACTTGCTGAAAAGTGCAGGCAGGAAGCTGACCCCATCCTCAGAAACAGTCTCAGACAATTGTAAATCCAACAGATCGGCGCAGGTTGCCATAAAATCAACATGACAAATGGTTTCATCCGAAACCGAACCGGGAGCTATTTCTCCTGGCCACCTGGCAACAAAAGGTACCTTATGTCCGCCGTCCCAAATGTCAGCCTTATGTCCCCTAAGCCAGGCCACCGGAAAATGTCCTTGATTTTCAAGATGATCAATATCAGCATTGGGTGAGGTACCGTTATCACTGCTGAAAATGACGAGGGTATTCTCAGTAAGCTCCTCATCATCCAAGGCTTTGAGAATTTGCCCCACAGACCAGTCCAATTGCATAACAAAATCGGCGTGTTTTCCCATACCGCTTTTCCCTTCCCATTCTCTGGAAGGAACAATCGGCCCATGGGGAGCGCTAAAAGGCACATACAAAAAGAATGGCTGTTTATCCGGCCTTTTATGAATATATTCTACTGCTTTTTTAGTTAGGAGTGGCATCATCTCTACAGGTTCAATTTCACGAATGACGCGGTCATTTTTAACAATGGTTTTCATGGCCCGGTGATGATGGAATCCAAAGAAGTAATCAAAGCCCCGTGTAACCGGTCCGTCGGGTATAATCGTGCCTAGTGGAACCCCGGCTGAACGGCCGGATGTATTTTCAGGGCTGATTCTTTGCCCTGTTTCAGGCTCGGCATAGGTATAGTCCAGATGCCACTTACCCACGATGGCAGTATGATATCCCTGTTTCTTCAATAAACCCGCAACGGTCAACCGCTCTGATGCAATCAGCGGAGGATGATCTCCAACCACAACTCCGCTTTGCAGCCGGGTACGCCAACTGTACCTGCCGGTAAGCAATCCGTAACGAGTAGGTGTAGAGACGGAAGCGCCGGCGTGGGCATTGGTAAATCGCATGCCTTCTTCTGCCAAACGCTCGATGTTTGGAGTGGGAATTTTACAATAATCGGGGGCTATCGGACTGACATCAGCATAGCCCAGATCATCAGCAAGGATGTAAACAATACTGGGCTTCTGAGGCTCATCTTGTTCTGAATTTGAAAAACTGCTGAACAGTAAAACTGAAAATCCAAGGGCCGATTGTAAAAAGGTTCTTTTCCACATAATTCTATTATTTTGATGATAAATCATTCTTCTTTTTCTTCTTTGTCCAAATATACATAGAGCATGATCCGGTCTCCCCATTGGCTGGCGGGATTGGACAAAGGCAC
This region of Bacteroidales bacterium genomic DNA includes:
- a CDS encoding arylsulfatase, whose protein sequence is MWKRTFLQSALGFSVLLFSSFSNSEQDEPQKPSIVYILADDLGYADVSPIAPDYCKIPTPNIERLAEEGMRFTNAHAGASVSTPTRYGLLTGRYSWRTRLQSGVVVGDHPPLIASERLTVAGLLKKQGYHTAIVGKWHLDYTYAEPETGQRISPENTSGRSAGVPLGTIIPDGPVTRGFDYFFGFHHHRAMKTIVKNDRVIREIEPVEMMPLLTKKAVEYIHKRPDKQPFFLYVPFSAPHGPIVPSREWEGKSGMGKHADFVMQLDWSVGQILKALDDEELTENTLVIFSSDNGTSPNADIDHLENQGHFPVAWLRGHKADIWDGGHKVPFVARWPGEIAPGSVSDETICHVDFMATCADLLDLQLSETVSEDGVSFLPALFSKSLNRNREAIVHHSIQGNFAIRKGRWKLIFCAGSGGWSTPGDKQALEQGLPKIQLYNIKKDPSETTNLIKRHPEVVEELTSLMEEYIEEGRSTDGKEMNNDVEVELWK